Proteins from a genomic interval of Chitinophagales bacterium:
- a CDS encoding UbiA-like polyprenyltransferase → MSNIQNFLSLVKFSHTIFALPFAIIGFFLATHHPYFGYDFEWHKLLLVVLCMVFARSAAMAFNRYVDRDIDLKNPRTAAVREIPRGVVSPKAALGFVILNCVLFVVMTFFINRLCFFLSPVALAVVLGYSYTKRFTALCHFVLGLGLALAPVGAFVAVSAKFELLPIVFGLVVLFWVSGFDIIYALQDESFDKAENLHSIPSYLGKKNALRLSSVLHLICAGLVIAAGFVGGMGWFYWGATTVFIGLLLYQHTLVTPNDLSQVNLAFFTTNGVASLLFGVGVLVELLV, encoded by the coding sequence ATGTCAAACATCCAAAATTTTCTATCGCTCGTCAAATTCTCCCACACAATTTTCGCTCTGCCGTTTGCGATAATTGGCTTCTTTTTGGCGACACACCATCCTTATTTTGGTTACGATTTTGAGTGGCACAAACTTTTGTTGGTGGTTTTGTGCATGGTCTTTGCGAGGAGTGCGGCGATGGCCTTCAACCGTTATGTAGACCGAGATATTGACCTCAAAAACCCCCGCACAGCTGCGGTTAGAGAGATTCCGAGAGGAGTCGTTTCTCCCAAAGCAGCTTTGGGTTTTGTGATTTTGAACTGTGTATTGTTTGTAGTAATGACTTTCTTTATCAACCGCTTGTGTTTCTTTTTGTCACCTGTGGCATTGGCAGTGGTTTTGGGATATAGCTATACGAAACGGTTCACCGCCCTCTGTCATTTTGTACTGGGATTGGGTTTGGCATTGGCTCCTGTAGGGGCTTTTGTGGCGGTCAGTGCCAAATTTGAATTGCTGCCGATTGTGTTTGGATTGGTAGTTTTGTTTTGGGTCAGTGGGTTCGACATCATCTATGCCCTGCAAGACGAAAGTTTCGACAAAGCGGAGAATCTCCATTCGATTCCGTCCTACCTCGGCAAAAAAAATGCACTTCGATTGTCGTCTGTTCTCCACTTGATTTGTGCGGGATTGGTCATTGCAGCGGGCTTTGTGGGCGGCATGGGTTGGTTCTATTGGGGCGCAACGACGGTATTTATCGGACTGCTATTATATCAACATACCCTTGTCACTCCCAACGATTTGAGTCAGGTCAATTTGGCGTTTTTTACGACCAATGGTGTGGCGAGTTTGTTAT
- a CDS encoding efflux RND transporter permease subunit translates to MSDKNNKIKPSQSEEPEVVREFKASSLAIDNATSIFVMIFMMVLLGTMAYTSMPKESYPEIKIPMIYVGTPYPGNSPLDMENLVTRPIEKELNSITGVNEITSTSIQDYSTIVVEFGFDVDVKDALQEVKDAVDRANPELPTDLPAEPNVFEMSFSEMPIVNVNLAGYDDLDELNKYAEYLQDEIEQFSEIKEVNIRGVQDKEVSINVDVYELEARNLSFGDIEQAVGGENITLSGGDILAQNLRRNIRIVGEFKHLSEIENIIVSNENNAIVYLKDVATVKFGYEDIESFAREYGENIVTLDIIKRSGENLLDAVDNIKALVEKDQKEGTLPVALKVSYSNDQSKQTRMMVENLENSIIAGVILVVLVLLFFMGFRNALFVGVAIPLSMLIGFLVLQFSGATLNMMVLFSLILALGMLVDNGIVVVENIYRLMSEGMDPIRAAKEGVGEVALPIISSTATTLAAFVPLLFWDDIMGQFMRYLPMTLIIVLSSSLFVALIINPVLTSRFMKIEDENEKINYKRLAIWTVGLMAISSMFYFLGATLWGSISAVVAALLLLNVFVLTPLSNGFQKYVMPAMESVYQKFVGFALRGWTPVAFFIGTFVLLIFSVMLMGSAGLKVLLFPEGEPNYINIFIEHPIGTDIEKANTFAKEVEGQTIEMMKPYDYMVESILTKVGAGTSDPNTGTPDMGNTPNKSRITVSFIESQYREGVNTLKLMEDLRQMTRQFAGVSITLGKDASGPPPQPPINLEISGEDINRLIEIAVDVKQFMEDQNVAGVEGLKMNLETGKPELLVTVDRDKARRFGLSTAQVATTIRTAIFGKEISKFKEGEDDYPIQLRFGEEFRYDLSTILNQKITFRNNQGKLLKVPIKAVASIEYSSTFGSVNRKDLDRVITVYSNVNEGYNGTEIVEQYRNLLSTYELPAGYAFEFTGEQEDMESTSAFLEKALMIAILSIFLILVMQFNSVALPFVVILSVLFSTMGVFMGYAFYKMDFIIIMTGIGIISLAGIVVNNAIVLIDYINLVRERRRRELGIPKNESLTKQEIIECIIEAGTKRLRPVLLTAITTVLGLMPLATGTNINFYTLLTELDPQFYTGGDNAIFWGAMAWSVIFGLVFSTFLTLIVVPIMYLGVERLSASILDDKVHSDEKPSAPDQPNPHAGIPELAIE, encoded by the coding sequence ATGTCAGATAAAAATAATAAGATAAAACCCTCTCAATCTGAAGAACCCGAAGTGGTGCGTGAGTTCAAAGCGTCGAGTTTGGCGATTGATAATGCAACGAGTATTTTCGTGATGATTTTTATGATGGTGCTTTTAGGTACAATGGCCTATACTTCAATGCCAAAGGAAAGCTATCCCGAAATCAAAATTCCAATGATTTACGTTGGCACTCCCTATCCCGGCAACTCACCTTTGGATATGGAAAACTTGGTGACTCGACCAATTGAAAAAGAACTAAATAGTATCACTGGGGTAAATGAAATCACATCTACTTCTATACAAGATTATTCTACTATTGTCGTAGAATTTGGCTTTGATGTTGATGTCAAGGATGCCTTACAGGAAGTAAAAGATGCAGTCGATCGTGCAAATCCTGAACTTCCGACAGACTTGCCTGCCGAACCCAATGTTTTTGAAATGAGTTTTAGTGAAATGCCGATTGTCAACGTCAATTTGGCGGGCTATGATGATTTAGACGAGCTTAATAAATACGCAGAATATTTGCAGGACGAAATCGAGCAGTTTAGCGAAATCAAAGAGGTCAATATTCGTGGGGTGCAGGACAAGGAAGTAAGTATCAACGTAGATGTATATGAATTGGAGGCTCGAAATTTGAGTTTTGGAGACATAGAACAAGCGGTTGGTGGAGAAAATATTACTCTTTCTGGTGGCGACATTTTGGCGCAAAATCTCCGTAGAAATATCCGAATTGTGGGAGAGTTCAAGCATTTGTCCGAAATCGAAAACATTATTGTATCCAATGAAAACAATGCGATTGTCTATTTGAAGGATGTTGCAACGGTCAAGTTTGGCTATGAAGACATTGAGAGTTTTGCTAGAGAATACGGCGAAAATATTGTCACTTTGGATATTATCAAACGAAGTGGTGAAAACCTGCTGGATGCAGTAGATAATATCAAGGCTTTGGTAGAAAAAGACCAAAAAGAAGGAACGCTTCCCGTAGCCCTGAAAGTGTCTTACTCGAATGACCAATCCAAACAGACTCGAATGATGGTTGAAAACCTCGAAAACAGCATCATTGCAGGGGTAATCTTAGTGGTATTGGTCTTGTTGTTTTTCATGGGATTTCGCAATGCCTTGTTTGTAGGAGTTGCGATTCCATTGTCCATGTTGATTGGTTTTTTGGTGCTGCAATTTTCGGGCGCAACGCTCAATATGATGGTGTTGTTTTCCTTGATTTTGGCATTGGGAATGTTGGTGGACAACGGGATTGTGGTGGTTGAGAATATTTACCGCCTGATGAGCGAAGGTATGGATCCTATTCGAGCGGCAAAAGAAGGAGTTGGAGAGGTTGCACTTCCCATTATCAGTTCTACAGCTACGACTTTGGCGGCCTTTGTGCCGTTGTTGTTTTGGGACGACATTATGGGACAATTCATGCGGTATTTACCCATGACCTTGATTATTGTTTTGAGCTCTTCCCTATTTGTGGCCTTGATTATCAATCCCGTATTAACTTCTCGATTCATGAAAATTGAAGATGAGAATGAAAAAATCAATTACAAACGCTTGGCAATATGGACGGTTGGTTTGATGGCGATTTCTTCCATGTTTTATTTTTTGGGAGCCACCTTATGGGGAAGTATATCTGCAGTTGTAGCAGCACTTTTGTTGCTCAATGTGTTCGTATTGACTCCGCTTTCCAATGGTTTCCAAAAATATGTGATGCCTGCAATGGAAAGTGTGTATCAAAAATTTGTGGGATTTGCACTTCGTGGATGGACACCGGTTGCTTTTTTTATTGGTACATTTGTCCTGTTGATTTTTTCGGTGATGCTGATGGGTAGTGCAGGATTGAAGGTATTGTTGTTTCCAGAAGGGGAACCCAATTATATCAATATTTTTATTGAGCATCCGATAGGAACCGACATCGAAAAAGCAAACACTTTTGCAAAGGAAGTAGAAGGACAAACCATCGAAATGATGAAACCCTATGACTATATGGTGGAGTCTATTTTGACCAAAGTTGGGGCAGGAACGAGTGACCCCAATACGGGAACACCTGATATGGGAAATACCCCTAATAAAAGCCGCATTACGGTGTCCTTTATAGAAAGTCAGTATAGAGAAGGGGTAAACACCCTCAAATTGATGGAGGATTTGCGGCAAATGACCCGTCAATTTGCAGGTGTAAGCATTACACTCGGCAAAGATGCGAGTGGGCCACCTCCCCAACCTCCTATCAACCTCGAAATCAGTGGAGAGGACATCAACCGATTGATTGAGATTGCAGTGGATGTGAAGCAGTTTATGGAAGACCAAAACGTAGCAGGAGTTGAAGGATTGAAGATGAATTTGGAGACAGGTAAACCTGAACTCTTGGTGACTGTGGATAGGGACAAGGCTCGACGATTTGGCTTGTCCACCGCACAAGTTGCAACTACCATTCGTACTGCCATTTTTGGAAAAGAAATATCAAAATTCAAAGAAGGGGAAGATGATTATCCAATACAACTGCGATTTGGTGAAGAATTTCGCTACGACTTGAGTACCATTCTCAACCAAAAAATCACCTTCCGCAACAACCAAGGCAAGCTTCTCAAAGTGCCTATCAAAGCAGTGGCAAGCATTGAATATTCTTCTACTTTTGGTTCTGTTAATCGAAAGGATTTGGATAGAGTCATTACAGTTTACTCCAATGTGAATGAGGGCTACAATGGCACAGAAATCGTAGAGCAATACCGCAACTTATTGTCTACTTATGAATTACCTGCGGGCTATGCCTTTGAGTTTACAGGTGAGCAAGAGGACATGGAATCCACCTCAGCATTTTTGGAAAAAGCTCTGATGATTGCCATTTTGAGTATTTTCTTGATTTTGGTGATGCAGTTCAATTCTGTGGCATTACCATTCGTAGTTATTTTATCTGTTTTGTTTAGTACGATGGGTGTGTTTATGGGGTATGCGTTCTACAAAATGGACTTTATCATCATCATGACAGGTATCGGTATTATTTCGCTGGCGGGAATCGTGGTGAACAATGCCATTGTATTGATTGACTACATCAATTTGGTTCGTGAACGCCGACGTAGAGAACTTGGAATACCCAAAAACGAATCCCTGACCAAACAAGAAATCATCGAGTGTATCATTGAAGCGGGAACCAAACGTCTTCGCCCTGTATTGCTTACTGCAATAACCACTGTATTGGGTCTCATGCCTTTGGCTACGGGTACGAATATCAATTTTTATACCTTGCTGACCGAACTTGATCCACAGTTTTATACAGGTGGTGACAATGCTATCTTCTGGGGTGCAATGGCTTGGTCAGTTATTTTTGGTTTGGTATTTTCTACTTTCTTGACTTTGATTGTCGTACCAATTATGTATTTGGGTGTTGAGCGATTGAGTGCTTCAATATTGGATGACAAAGTTCATTCTGATGAAAAACCATCTGCACCAGATCAACCGAATCCTCATGCGGGGATTCCTGAACTGGCGATTGAGTAA